One stretch of Lacimicrobium alkaliphilum DNA includes these proteins:
- a CDS encoding DUF4212 domain-containing protein, with the protein MADDKSIAQAYWKANLRLIAGCLVIWALSSYGFGILFRPWLAGISIGGTDLGFWFAQQGSILTFIALIFFYAWKMNQLDKRFGVNEE; encoded by the coding sequence ATGGCGGACGACAAAAGTATCGCCCAGGCCTACTGGAAGGCTAACTTGCGTTTGATTGCCGGCTGTTTGGTAATCTGGGCGCTGTCATCCTATGGCTTCGGTATTCTGTTTCGGCCCTGGCTGGCCGGTATTAGTATTGGTGGCACCGATCTTGGCTTCTGGTTTGCCCAGCAGGGCTCCATTCTGACCTTTATCGCGCTGATATTTTTCTATGCCTGGAAAATGAACCAGCTTGATAAACGCTTCGGCGTGAATGAGGAGTAA